The sequence TGGAATGGGATCAGAATCCTGGATTAAAGGACTATTTTCTCCAATATCAAATAAATCCATAATATGTTTTTTTCTTCTTTTTTGTCCCCTAAAATAGTCAATAGCTGCATGTCTAGCTATAGAAAATATCCATGTTTTTTCGCTACTGTTCCCTTTAAAACTATCGTATGATTTAATAATATTGATATACACTTCTTGAGATAGGTCCTCAGCCAATTGTTTATTTCTTACCATATAAAAAAGAAATTGAAACAGATCATGATGATATTTATCATATAAGTCCTCAAACACCTCTTGCATGGAGAGTCCTCCGTTCATAATCTTAGTCGATTCTGCTAAAAAAAAGTTACAACCTTCCTGCTATTTTCTCTTTAAGACTATTTTACCTTTTTATAGAATACAAAAGAAGTATCAATCTTGCATCCATTGGGACTGCGAGATTGATACTTCAGAATAGTTTAATATTTTTTCACGAGTAACAAGATTAATCAACAATTAGCTTGCAATTTCGAGATAATTTGGAATAAAAAAGGTGAATGTTGTCCCTTCTTGTAACTTACTGTGGACAGAAATTGTCCCATTATGGGCTTCCACAATGTTTTTAACAATCGCTAATCCTAACCCAGTCCCTGTTTTCCCTTTTCCTCTTGATCGAGACTTATCAGCTTTATAAAATCTTTCAAATACAAATGGCAGATCTTCCTCTGATATCCCTGACCCTGAATCCTTAACAGAGAACTGCACACCATTTGATTGTTTTTGCACAATCAAATGAACATCTCCATTTTCATTAGTATGTCGGATTGCATTGTCAATTAAGTTTGTTAATACCTGCTCTAACCGATCGGGATCTACATTTAAGGAAGAAAGATCATTTGAAAAATCAAACTTCAATTGAATGTTTTGTTCTTTGGCTAGCCCTTGGAATTTACGTATGATTCGATCACAGAAGGTGCGTAGATCGACTTGATTAATGTTCAATTGGATGTGCCCTGCTTCCATTCGCGCTAGATCTAAAAGTTCATTTACTAGCCTGCCGATTCGTAATGACTCGTCATGGATAATAGCGGCTAATTCATTTTTTTCTTCCTTGGATTCAGCAATATCGTCCATGATCGCTTCACTATATCCTTGAAGCATAGATATAGGTGTTCTCAATTCATGTGAAACGTTTGCAATAAAATCCTTTCGAAGCTTATCCAATCTTCTTTCCTCTGACATATCTCGAATTACAGCTACAGCCCCCCTGACATATGACTGGTCATAGAGTGGAGTCATGATAATAACCCAATTCCTTCCTTGAAAGGCAAACTCAGCCATAACTTCTTTTTCAGTTGTAATAACCTGCTTCAAGATATCTTTTAATTCCATAGGCAAGACATTGTTCTCCTGGTCAGCTATCTTTCCTTTCTCGAAATACCATGATTCTAGAAAAGCGGTTGCTGGAGGATTGGTAACAAGCATCTCCCCTTTTCTACTTAAGGTGATGACACCATCTGCCATGGAACGCAATATTCCAGAGAGTTGCTCCTTTTCTTGACGTAACGCATTGATATGAAACTTTAATTGTCGTCCCATTCGGTTAAAGGCCATAGCTAATTCGCCAATCTCATCATGCGTTAAAATAGGTACTTTTGTATTAAATTCCCCTCGGGCAAGCTCAAAGGCCGCCTCCCTCATTTTAATCAGCGGAGAGGTAATTCTTGTTGATAAAAAGAAAGCAAAAATAGTTGTTAATACAATAGCTATCCCAGCACTTAAAAAAATGATTTTAGTAGTTTCAGAAGTTGTTTTTTCTACAATTGTTAAGGGCTGGTATACGTAAACTGCCCCATCTTGGTTCGGTAAAGATGTCCCTACAATAATAACTTCATTTGTCGAGTCTGGAAGTGTAGCCAGCTTTTTAACTGAAGTACTTTCCTCCATTACCCGACGCAACTCTTTGTCTTTGTTCAAAAATGCAGTAGAGATGGCCGGGGTCTTTTTCGCTTCAGAAGATGACATCCAAGTGGAATCTTCAAAAACGATAAACGCACGGCTATTTGGGTCAAGGATTCTTTCGGTAACAAAAAATATTAGTTCATCATTCTCACCATAATCCTCTACCACTTTTGCAATTTGTTCTGCATTTTGAAGCAACTCATCCTCTGCATCTATGACAAAGAAATTCTCAAAAAACTCTAATAACAATACTGTCAAAATGAATAATACAAAGGAAACTAAAAGTAAAATAGTAAACCATAGTTTACCTACTACACTTCTCCAAAACATCATTCACCAACTACCTCGAATTTATAGCCTACTCCCCAAACCGTTATGATCATTTTTGCTGCATCCTTAGAAACCTTATTTAATTTTTCGCGCAGTCGTTTCACATGGGTATCAACTGTACGCAGATCACCAAAGAACTCGTACTGCCACACTTCTTTTAATAGCAACTCGCGATCAAAGACTTTATCTGGAGCGCGGGCCAAGAAAAATAACAATTCATATTCCTTTGGTGTTAACCCTACTTCTTTACCATCTGCTAACACACGATGGGCATCATTATCAATCGTTAGATGTGGGAAAACTAAAACATCCTTAGTAGTCGTTTCAGTTTGTAAAAACTTTGTTGAAGAGGAACGACGCAAAAGTGCTTTCACCCTCAAGACAACTTCTCTTGGGCTAAATGGCTTCACTATATAGTCGTCGGTTCCAACTTCAAATCCTTGGACACGATTCGCTTCTTCTCCTTTTGCGGTTAGCATAATAACTGGAGTAGCCTTTTTTTCACGTATTTCTCGACAAACTTCAATTCCATCTTTTCCTGGCATCATAATGTCTAGTAAAATTAAATCGAAGTCCTTTTCTAGAGCTTTTTTTAAGGCATCGTCTCCATTATCCGCTTCATCCACTTCATA is a genomic window of Bacillaceae bacterium S4-13-56 containing:
- the sigX gene encoding RNA polymerase sigma factor SigX produces the protein MQEVFEDLYDKYHHDLFQFLFYMVRNKQLAEDLSQEVYINIIKSYDSFKGNSSEKTWIFSIARHAAIDYFRGQKRRKKHIMDLFDIGENSPLIQDSDPIPEEMAVQNEEIKEIYECLEHCTIDQKTVIILRYIQDLSIQETAEILGWSLSKVKTTQHRGMKALRTLLEQKVGEEGVRREAKEL
- a CDS encoding ATP-binding protein, producing MMFWRSVVGKLWFTILLLVSFVLFILTVLLLEFFENFFVIDAEDELLQNAEQIAKVVEDYGENDELIFFVTERILDPNSRAFIVFEDSTWMSSSEAKKTPAISTAFLNKDKELRRVMEESTSVKKLATLPDSTNEVIIVGTSLPNQDGAVYVYQPLTIVEKTTSETTKIIFLSAGIAIVLTTIFAFFLSTRITSPLIKMREAAFELARGEFNTKVPILTHDEIGELAMAFNRMGRQLKFHINALRQEKEQLSGILRSMADGVITLSRKGEMLVTNPPATAFLESWYFEKGKIADQENNVLPMELKDILKQVITTEKEVMAEFAFQGRNWVIIMTPLYDQSYVRGAVAVIRDMSEERRLDKLRKDFIANVSHELRTPISMLQGYSEAIMDDIAESKEEKNELAAIIHDESLRIGRLVNELLDLARMEAGHIQLNINQVDLRTFCDRIIRKFQGLAKEQNIQLKFDFSNDLSSLNVDPDRLEQVLTNLIDNAIRHTNENGDVHLIVQKQSNGVQFSVKDSGSGISEEDLPFVFERFYKADKSRSRGKGKTGTGLGLAIVKNIVEAHNGTISVHSKLQEGTTFTFFIPNYLEIAS
- a CDS encoding response regulator transcription factor, whose protein sequence is MEKEAKILVVDDEERIRRLIRMYLERENYEVDEADNGDDALKKALEKDFDLILLDIMMPGKDGIEVCREIREKKATPVIMLTAKGEEANRVQGFEVGTDDYIVKPFSPREVVLRVKALLRRSSSTKFLQTETTTKDVLVFPHLTIDNDAHRVLADGKEVGLTPKEYELLFFLARAPDKVFDRELLLKEVWQYEFFGDLRTVDTHVKRLREKLNKVSKDAAKMIITVWGVGYKFEVVGE